In Mycoplasma mobile 163K, the genomic stretch GGATCTCCGCTAGCAATTAATTCGCCTTCAGCTAAAACAAGAACACGATCTGCTAAAATTGCTTCATCCATATCATGAGTAATTGAAATCAAAGTTTTTTTTCTTGTTTGTTGAATTTCTCTAATTAATTTTAAAACTTCTTTTTTACCTTTTGGATCAAGCATTGAAGTTACTTCATCAAAAATTATAATTTCAGGATCTAAAGCTAAAATTGAAGCAATTGCAACTCTTTGCTTTTGACCTCCAGATAAATATTGAGGTTCTCTATCTAAATATTTATCCATTCCTACTCTTTTTGAAAGGTCCAAAATAATTTTTTTCATTTCATTTCTAGGTATTAACTTATTTTCTAAGCCAAAAGCAATGTCATCTTCTACAGTTGCTCCAATAAATTGGTTATCTGGATTTTGAAAAATAATTCCAATTTTCTCTTGAAGTTTTCTTAAAGTAGATCTTTGCAATTTAATTCCATCAATATAAACATCTCCTGAAGTCGGTTTATAAAGTCCAGCAATTATTTTGCTTAAAGTACTTTTTCCAGAACCATTATGACCTAGAATTGCTGTATATTTTCCTTGCGGGAAATTAATACTAACATCATTTAAAGCAAATGATGTT encodes the following:
- a CDS encoding energy-coupling factor transporter ATPase, which gives rise to MIELKNVKFKYSTGTSFALNDVSINFPQGKYTAILGHNGSGKSTLSKIIAGLYKPTSGDVYIDGIKLQRSTLRKLQEKIGIIFQNPDNQFIGATVEDDIAFGLENKLIPRNEMKKIILDLSKRVGMDKYLDREPQYLSGGQKQRVAIASILALDPEIIIFDEVTSMLDPKGKKEVLKLIREIQQTRKKTLISITHDMDEAILADRVLVLAEGELIASGDPLEILKNERVIEIAKIDSPFIYRVSKLLKNVDPTYDQDKLIGEICK